One region of Salvia miltiorrhiza cultivar Shanhuang (shh) chromosome 3, IMPLAD_Smil_shh, whole genome shotgun sequence genomic DNA includes:
- the LOC131017783 gene encoding RNA polymerase II transcriptional coactivator KELP has product MDAETRNKIEETVLEILKNSNMDETTEFKIRKSASEKLGMDLSDPARKKLVREVVESYLTEQQAKAEEEEEAEAEEEEDGGRNKGEKEYDDEGGLIVCRLSDKRRVTLSEFRGRTLVSIREYYKRDGKELPSAKGISLTAEQWASFKKNVPGIEKAIKKMESR; this is encoded by the exons ATGGACGCAGAAACGCGTAATAAAATCGAGGAGACGGTTTTGGAAATCCTTAAGAATTCAAACATGGACGAAACCACCGAATTCAAGATCCGCAAATCCGCCTCCGAGAAGCTGGGAATGGACCTCTCCGACCCCGCCCGGAAGAAGCTCGTCAGGGAGGTTGTGGAGTCGTACCTCACCGAACAACAGGCCAAAgcggaggaggaagaagaagccgAAGCGGAAGAGGAGGAAGACGGCGGTAGAAACAAAGGCGAAAAGGAATACGATGACGAGGGCGGCCTCATTGTTTGCCGC TTATCTGACAAGAGAAGAGTGACACTATCTGAGTTTAGAGGGAGGACTCTGGTTTCAATTAGGGAGTATTACAAGCGAGATGGCAAAGAGCTTCCATCGGCCAAAG GAATAAGCTTGACAGCTGAACAGTGGGCCTCCTTCAAGAAGAATGTACCTGGCATAGAGAAGGCCATCAAGAAGATGGAGTCTAGATGA